The following is a genomic window from Apodemus sylvaticus chromosome 10, mApoSyl1.1, whole genome shotgun sequence.
AGTTCATAAGTAACTCTGAGATGTAGCCTTTTCTAGCTCACCTCTCTTTCCCCTGCCTGCTGGGCTTAACCCACCTTCAAATTGATCCCCAAAGacacccttcccccatcccaaAGTGCTTGAGACCAGAAGCAGTTCTGTCATAAAACAAATGGTATCCATTTGAGAGGTTCCTTAGGAAAGGACCACTTGGATTCAGCAGGCCTGGGATAAATTCCTTCTTCTTAGTAGtccattccctccctcccaccccgaCCTGGTGAGTCTCCCATTTTGTTCTTCCCCCTCAAATCCAGGAATGATGGTCTCAGGAAGCTTCAGGAAAAAGGAGTCCTGGGTTATAGACCCAACTCCTTCCTAGGACTGTCTCATCCAAACGCTTTCTGCAAGACACCCAAGGGGACACCATGGGATCTCTCCGTACCTGTGCAAGGTGATTCCAATGTCctaggagagaaaagaggggagcTCTCTATTAACAGTCTCCAAGAGTTGTGACTCCCCAGCAGCAAACCGCTTTCTGACTCCCAGTCCTAGGGTGCCAGTATTCTAATCACAGGATGGAAGCCTTGCCTGAGCCCACAGTACAACCACCCTCAAGTTCTTCTGGTCTTTTCTTGAGTGATGCCAGGGGCATCCTACATGCCAAGATGTTCTGGGCTCCTGGGAGACCTCATCCAAAAGGCATGAGCCCAAGTCATTGAGACCAAGTCCCATTCCAGGCCTTAGTGACCTTGTTCCCTGGcttagggatgtgtgtgtgtgtgtgtgtgtgtgtgtgtgtgtgtgtgtgtgtgtgtgtgtgtcaagagcCCAAGTCACACTATGGCCCACAGCAGGCGGGCAAAGGccaggcacactcacacactcactgacCTGCATGAGCTTCCATTCTGGCTGGTCTTGCTTGGCCTCTAGTTCTCCAATCAGCTCGTCCAGCAGGGAAACCCGGGTGTAGTATGCCTCTCTGACCTTGCTGATGGTCTGGCTTAGCTCCTGTAGCCAGGTCACAAAGAGTTGCTCTTGTTGCTCCAAGAATTGGTATAGCTTCTCAAGCTGACACAAATCCCTCTGCTtctgggtttctgtttgtttctgggGAACAGAGAATTGGGAGAAGTATGGGTGTGTGCTGTGAGCTGGAAGTATATGTCTAGGGATGCCCGCCAAGCTCATCTGATAGAGATGGATGAGAGTCAGACTTTCTCAGTGtggtgtttgaatgagaatggctcctataaggctcatatatttgaatgtttggtccacagttggtggaactgtttgggaaagattaggaggtgtgttcttggaagaggtgtgtcactgaggttgAGCTTtgagtttcagaagctcaagccatttccaattttctttctctgtctcttcccatctctgtctcctcgtctctgtctgcctctgtccctctctgtttgtttctgtctctgtctcttctctccctgacTACCTCTCTCTTAGCCTAATGTATATAGTAGAttagatgtaagctctcagctactgcttcagcaccaAGCCTGCCTGCCTCATGCCCTGCTTTCAGCCATGATGACcgtggactctaaccctctagaGCCATGAGCCCCCAATGAAATACTTTCTgtcataagttgccttggttatagtgtctcttcacagcgatgtaaagtttaactattttaAGATTCAACTATTTTTATATGAATAATATTTTGTccaaatacatgtgtgtatgtatcacatgtgtacctggtaccctcagaagtcaaaagagggcttcagatcccctggaactggaaataCAGGTGGCTGGGAGACACCAAGTAAGTGCTGTGaataaactcaggtcctttgcaagagcaacaagtactctcaactgctgagccatctctctggccaccATCTTTACAGCAACTTAAATGTAACGAAGACTCTTAGCCTCTTACAGACATGGGCTCAAGAATGGGGAGCAGTCTGTGGAACTTTCCAGAACAGGCCACATAAGAGGAGCTAGCTCTTGGGAAAACCTATTAAGCTTGGCACTAGGTTCAACAGTTTTCCCTCCAAAATCTCCATGTTGAAGCCCCCAGTACCTCAGAGTATGATCCTATCTGGAGATAGGATACTTGCAGATGTACTTGGATAACATGAGGTCATTCTATATTCGGTTGACATCCAGGCCATCTAGGAGTATATAACAAGGTCTAGTCTCGAAAAGCAAAAAAAGGGGGCTCGGGATTTAACTCGAGGATAAAACCCTTTCCTAACAAATACAAAGCCCTAAGTTCTGTCCCTAGAACTGAGAGAAAGGCCTCCAAgagtcaatatattttttataaaatttataaataaaaaagtaaataaataattatccaATAATTAATTAGATAATTAAataatacttaatttttaaaattaaaaaaaatattatcattCTAAAACAGGCTCtgactttgtagccctggctgacctggaacttgttttatagaccaggctCCCTCAAACTTGTGGCCTtcttcctacctctgtctcctaagtgctaggattacgaGTATATGCCAATATTCCCAGATATTTGGGGCTAGGGGTGTctaatgtagctcaggctggttaTGGACTTGCTAATAGTGAACTTGaatttatcctcctgcctctaccttccaaatgccaaggttataggtgtgtgccaccatatctagTTTTTGCCttactgggaatggaacccatgGCCTGAGtgattctaccaactgagctacatctctggctccaattataattataaaaacaatccAGCGAATGGTTCAGGTGACAGCTCCTATCTCTAGTTTCTCTAACCTGGTTAGTTgtgagaaggagaaggtgagtgGGTTCTTAGAGATACGCACCCCCCACCCCTGACTGGGAGCTACAAAGATGAGCTCAACAACAGGTGACCACCACTGCTGCCCTGTGAATGGGAGCAGACCCTCAGGAACCTGGCTTCACGCTCAATCCCCTCCTATTTTCTGCAGGTGTAAACAGGCAAGGACTGGCCCAGGGCCTCACCGGGAAGTCCTCTGTTTTCTCGTCTCCCAGTAGTCTGTGCTCCTCCACGTATCCCCTCATTTCCTTCAGGCGCTCCAGCTGCTTCCGGATCTGCTCCTGGGGAAGAGTACTGGTTAAGGCGCTCCCGTTTGAGTCTTGGCATTTTTAGCTTGTACCAATTCTAGAGGAAAGACTCTGCTACTGGGAGCAGAGCCAGTGGAAGGGAGCTGCAACTGAAAGcaagagatgggggagggcaggTTCTAGGAAAGGAGAAGTGTGAATTCATCGCCAAGGGAAACAAAGCCATATCGGAGTACCAATGATCCCCGAGGAAGGGCCTAGACTTCATACTGACAACCAATGCCCTTGGACTTCTGAACGATATAAATTATCAGTTCCTTCTTTGCCATCCCAGTTTATCTTGTGTTTTTATCATTTAGGGCCCAGGAATCCTGACTAACGCATCCCCATCCCGGAGGGGATGGATAAAGGACACCAGGCCCAAGTGTCCAATTCCCAGGGAGATATGGGCCAGGCAATGAGCACCTTACCTTGTACTCTAGTGCAGCCTCCTCTATGGGGCGCACCCGATGGCCTTCATGTTCCTGGCTCAGCCTGCAGATGAGGCAGATGGGCTCCCGGTGCTCCTCACAGAAAAGCAGCTGTACCTGCTTCATGTGACGAGGGCACTGTGGTAGGGACTGGGGGCTCTGGGCATCACGGCTCTTTCCTGCAAGTAAACTTTGGCACTGGAAGCATACAGAGGGTCTGCCTGAGGCCTTGGGATCCCCAGGAGCAATGGAACAGCTACAGGAACTTTGCACACAGGTATCACCATGCAGGTCTCCTTTCTGGGTTTGGCAAAGAGGGCATGCAGCCTTGTCCTGTGACCTTCCTGGAGACACAGCAGTGGAGAAATCTCCTCAGTGGCAAACCCAAGATTTTTACAGGAGAACAATTGTTCATAGGGCGCGCATATTCTCAGATCTGGCTACTCCCAACATGCTCTTCTCTGACTGCCATCCAAACGAGGCTGTCACCAGGTTACTGAGGCTGAGGGCAAAGCTTTCTGCTTCTAGACCTGGCATTCTTGTGCATTTATTCTGTGGGATACCTGTGGCCCTTTGGTATAAATCCTATGCTTTCCCCTTACACAGACACATATCTAGCGGGTCATATGAAAGCAAAACACGCTGACAGCATTTGCTTTCTTATATTAAACTATCACAGATTGCCCGCAACTCaagtcagagctcctgggactgGTCGCTATGTGCCACATTCATTGACAGATCCTCCtagccaacaaaacaaaacaaaacaaaacaaaaccaaaaaaacctggCCAGAGAGCATGGCAAGCACTTGGAACCTGTATGCTGGGTGAATCCTCCACTCCCATTCAAGAATCATAAGTAAAAGCAAAAGAAGGGACTTTATAAAGCCAACGGTGAATCCTCTCACATCGAGGACAGAACAGTTCTGCAAGCTCTACTCCAAGACTTCAGGCAGTGTCTCCATactgccgcggtggcccagtgatgtctgtaaaaatgatattttacagacagaggcgaaaagaaatgcctcctgggaataatggaactctctggaagctgtggaagctgataatctcacctggcaatttactgtactctcttactttctagctatttaagatgagcccttagttctcaagtagcagtttgccctgacttcctccttttctctcttcaccgggattcctaaggcctggctgataatccgtcACTGACCCACCAAACCCCCTTTTCAGAATTtcaatgccttgcctcatagttgtttacataattactaccttccaaccacatgcaggtttttatggctgtgcgtatgtatatgaggatggctcgggcactctgatactgaaagcattgatttagtcaggaagttttttgttttacaaggtaaagggttaaatgttaaataaagatttctcacaagaacttgttaagacccaggtggtataagaaacttcaaactctttaaaGGTTTGCtataaactatgagtgactctgtattctaatcaggaagtttgatggcatctgtaaattgatcctctgaatctgtttcttgagaaactttgttcctgattaatgttgcatttccttgtaccaaatggctatgataattgtgcctgcctcactggctacatcttttgaaatggtaataccaactcttcctgtataaaaatccttgccttagagctccaaaatacattcagttcaaaccacctctgtgtgtgtgtggtttgttctgtctgtcatctcagtgggacctgtgccttcctggaccagaggaccctggttatcccacagcagacccacggtctgtaacaccGTACATCAGAAATGACAAGACACACAGAAGAAATAGAAACACACCCTCCATCAACtcatccttccttctccctccctggcCCAGGAATTTGCCTCACAAGCAAAAGTCATAGTGTCCCGTAAGGAACCATTCTCGTCACAGAATCAGTAATTCGCCTAGATGGCTGCTCCTTCCAGTTCACTTCAAACCGAAACTCTCAGCCTCTGTGTTGTTACCAGAAGTCATTTGATCAAATTCTACTcaaagggaagtgggggaggacaGACAGCTTCTAGAAATGTTTAAAAGCCTTTGTATCATGGTGTCCCCTTTGACCCTCTATATCCCTTACTCCCTTCTCTACATCATCATGTCCCCTCTGACCCTCTGTACTCGTGAGGGGAACGTTatgaatttaagaagaaaattaaaaaaaaaaaaactcgaaGCAGAAAAGCAGCTCAGCAAAAGTCTTAGTTGCAGTCACACAAATGTAAGTCATTTGTGTGAAAGAGGAACAACCTTCTCGTTGTTCACCTAAGCTGGTGGTTTCTGACTCTCACAGACAAACATAATCCTGATGACTAATTTTCCAGGAAGAGAGCTTTGGTCAACATCTTTACCCTGCCCAGAGAAAGGTGAATAGTGGAATCTCTGGCCCACGACTTACCCTGTGGGAGTCACTGTGGGAAAGCAATATTTTGACCAATATTGTGACCCATTCCTTTCTagattcccttttttttttttcagagttgaggaccgaacccagggccttgtgcttgctaggcaactgttctaccactgagctaaatccccaagcCCTCCTTTCTAGATTCTTAACCTAGCCTGTGCCTCTCTACACAAGAACTTCTGAGggctcaaccaccaaccaaaatttGATGCAATCTGTTGTGCAAGATGTGTAAATGTGCATTTTTCTGGGCCTGCATCACATTTTCTGGGATGTTGAGGGAGGGTACCTTTACAAGCAGCCTGTCCTAAGGatgctgggtcttctggagttTGGGCAGGTTTTTCACATAGTGACAAAGGCACATCTGGATCACAAGAGTCACAGAGCATGCTGCCAGCCCTCCCTCTGGACGACTCTGTGGTTTCAGTActcctctttccattttctgtccATGAGGTCGTGCAAGTCTCCTCCCCAATCGGTGACGTTTTGGAAGACAGGTTTCTGAATGTTTCTTCATCCAGCATCACGGAATGCTCTGGAATCCCTGTGCCCTTTTCTAGAGCTCCTGCTGTCCTTCCgttcgctgctgctgctgctcgcATGCAAATGAGACTCCCATTCCTTGTTCTCTCTTGAGTTGGAAGAGCTTCTGAATTTGGGGGTTCTCCTTCTCTAGAATAAATGGTCATTTCAAGACTCCTGGGTCGCTTCTTTCCTGAAGGCAAATACACTtcatctttcttgctttctttcctccctgggACATTGTTGCAGAGTCCTTGAAGCCTCCCTGCGGAGCTGACATTCCTGCGGAGCTGGGCACTTGCCATGTTCTCCTTGTCCCCTGGGGACTGGCTAGCCAGGGTTCTCCTATTCAGAGGCGCTGCACTCCTGGCCCATGGCCTGGTCTGTGAATCCAGGCTCTCAGGGCCCCTCTGATCCTTCCTTTTGGCCAGCGATTTCTTCTGGGGTCCCTTCCCCACGTCAGCCTGGCTGGATGGCAGGGTGTCTGACTCATCATTGTTTTGTTGAGTCCCATCACCTTCAGGGGCATCTGGTACCTTCACACTCCTGGCCGTATTCTCTGCAGAAGACTGGGCAGAACCACCAATTCTATTTTCTTCGGTTAAATGTTCTAGAAAGACAACCAGATACAGTCATGATGCTGTGTTATATTCAAGGTGGaggttggagggaggaagggagaaattcCTCAGAAGTTACTAAAAGCCAAGAACCGAACATTCTAGACAGAAGCCATTCGTTACACAGAAccataaaatacaaagtaaataaaagCTGGATTATTGTTATGGGTGTATGCGTGACTATAGCTGTGAAATCTGACTTATAAAACAATGCAATTAGGAAAGGATGAAAGCAGACCAGGAAaggtaggtaaaggcacttgcccgCAACATCGAGGAATTGAGTTTGACCTCCAGAACccacaaaggaaaaagagaattgtttccttcaagttgtcctctggcctttatGCCAGAGCACACCACTGCTCACTTACagatgcagacagacacagaatacataaagtaaaattaaaacaggagcctggagagacagagagccagCTTGGCGACTCAGAGCATCTGCAGCTTCTCAGCAGCCCCCAGGATCAGcccccagcatccacacggtaactcgcaaccatctgtaattccaagtGCAGAGAATCTGATTCCCTCCTCTGGCTTTTGTGGACATCAAGATTGCAAGTGGTGCACACgcctacatgcagacaaaactcccacacacataaaattaattaattttaaaaaaggaactgaTAGAAATGAATCTTTTCTCATCATAGCACAAACTGAGGAAAATCTCAGGTCCCAAAGGTAAATGTAGATGGCATTTGAAAACTAGTTGGaacaggtgtggtggtgtacagTTTCTAACCTCAGCACTCTGAAcacggaggcagggggatctctgagtttgaaactagtctagtctatagagtgaggccctgtctaaaactcaaaaaaaaaaaaataacaaaaacaaaaaagagcaagCAAACTTGCCTGCAATTTCAGGGTATTGAAGCTTAAAGTGACAGGTAAAGCTTAATTTCAAAGTCTACACGATGAAGACAATCCATGATTCACAACCTATGTTTTAATTTGAAGAAACCTTTCATTAAAAGGAAAGAATGTTTAAATAACCTTGTAAAGTATCCTAAGGAAGAACTCTAAATTGAAATTAGGTGGTTAACAAGATTCTCAGACATGTTAGTATGGTTGGATTTCCAACCCTTTCTACTAACCTGATGTTAGTCTGGGCGTGTGTATTAGTTGAAAAATGGAGCAAAGGATTCTTTAGGTTCTGCTACATTCCTGCTCCATCTGTCCTGATTCCCATCCATAGATGGAATATCAGTTTTTATTGTTAATGTCTTTGGGAGCCTGGGAGCTTCACCAAGTAGGCTACACGGGCCAGAGAGAAGGACAGGGTGTGCGAGATTCACACTGCTCCGGTTGCAGTGGACAGGGGCCTCCAGGCCCTTAAGCCTGCCCTTGTGTGAGAGCATTCCTCCCCTCCACCACCAGCAGCCAGCAGTCATCCCCGCTGGGAAGAGGCTCAGCCACTTACCTGGGCCTGTGGCCTTGCAAAGCTCCTCTGCTAGTTGGCGTTGGTTGATGGCCCGTAGGATCTGCAGGGTCAGCTTCACAGCATACTCCTCCCCATAGAAGTTTAGCAGGAGTCTGGTCAGCTTTACTGGCCTGGCCATCTGCACACGGCTCCAGGGGATCTTAGAGTGGCCCTTCTCCAGGCTGGCGTTCTGCAGTTTGAACTTGAACTTCTCGAAGTCATAGTACAGCAGCCCCTCTAGGGTGTTTAGCAGATGATCACCAAGGGTATTGGCCATGGTGTGGCCAGGAGGGACTGTAGCCAGCTATGAGGCTTCTGGTAGATGATAAAGACCTCTCTCCTGCAACTTGAGAACAAGCAAGAAATAGCTTGTGAAATAGCGGACAAGTCACAGGAAGCACATAGGCTTTGGTGGGAACTGAGAGTAATGGTGAGGGTGTGTCCAGGGTCTAGCTTGCTGTGTGCTTTCTTTAAGGATTCAGTCTTTTCCAGTGAGGAGGTCTCCACCTTGCCAGCCTATGTCCTGGTTTAGGTGGGCCAGGCTCTAAAGGTGGGGGTTCTAGGATTGGGAGCCAGACCTTCCAGCTTCTCTTGTGGTCTTGCTTTCTCCCAGGACCCTGggctgggaaagaggagagaggggatcTTGTGTTGAGTTGGCAGGTGAAGGAACAGACAGCAAATAATCCCTAGAGGCTTTGCCTGGGCCTTCTCAAGAAAGCAGAAGCCAGAAGGGCACTGAAATGCATGTCCAGTCTGTCTGGTCCATGTCTAGTCTGTCCAGCAGCATAAAGTCTTCAAATGGGAACCTGAGGACCACCGCTGTTAGCAGCATTCCCATGTATCTATTCCCACAGGCGAGTTGGCCCTCGCTCTCTGGGAGTCAGGGTGCCCGCCCCTATGCCCTTTGACATATATCCTCTAGGCACTCCTCAGGATGCTTGAGATGCAAGGTCAGAGATCCTTTGCCACTCACATGTGAGCCAAGGTGAGCCTCAGAGTGACTCCAAAGGCAGTGAAGGATCATGGGAGGAGCTCTACTcactttcctgtctctgcctttatGTGACTCCTGGTTTTTAGGCTCaatctttaattttgaaatttttcaaCCTACAGAAAAGTGGAGAGATAGTACAAAGAGCCTTTCCTTTGCCTAGGTCCACTCACTGCTGCTGTGTGACGTTTTTCTGAGGCCACCTTTACTTTTTTCTTAACcatttaataataaatgaaaagcgTCATTATCTATCATTCTAAACACCTTAGGTATCTGGGAAGGCTGCTGTTGGTTGCCAACCTGGCATGCTTGGGCAGAGGGACCCTCAGTCAAAAAACTGcctccaccagattggcctgtaggcatgtatgtggggcattttcttgattgatatcCAATGTAGGagtgcccagcccactgtgggcagcaccatccttAAGGAGGTGGCTTTGGCCTGTACAAGAAATGTAGCTGTAGCCAGGTGATgttggaggcacatgcctttaatcccagcacttgggagacagaggcaggtggatttctgtgagttcaaagccagcctggtccacaaagtgagttctagaacaaccagggctgttacatagtgaaaccctgtcttgggaaaaagaaaagagaaaagagaaaagagagaggcagaggcagaggcagagagagagagagagacagagagacagagacagagagaaaggtagCCAAAATGTGAGCCTAGGATCAGGCCAATAAGTGTTCCTCCACCATTTCTACTTCAAGTTCTTGCTTTATTTCCTGTCTCAGTTTCCTTTGACCGTGTGCTGTAACCTGgaagatgaaacaaaccctttccttctcaaattgcttttggtatgtATTAGAACAGCAGAAACTAAGCTAGAGCAATAtcctaaatatttctaataatgtattactttattgtgtatgtgttgatgatgtgtgtatgcatacgtGTTCTGGTGGATGCCTGTGAATGTGTCCTCTATAAAGGCCAGAGATTGACACTGTGTGTCTTCCTTTATCTATTTTCATTAGAtagattggttgattgattgacttttatttgagacagggtttctcacctGACCCTGAGCTCAGCAATTCACCCGGACTGCATGGTCTAGAGCCCCCAGGGTTCTTCATAGCTCTGGCACTGGGATATACATGTGTCTCAGCACACCTGACTTTTTACATCAGTGCtgaagatctgaactcaggtctttattaCTGTGTGACAGGTACCAAACCCACCTTGATGGTCCCCCAAAGGTGCAACAGTAAGTAGCCACACTGCAAGCTTTACACTCAAGAGAGCAGCGCCACAGCCACACACACCAGAACAACTAGCTGTGACGTTTCCCCATCTGCCACGGCAGTGTCTCGCGCTTCCTTCGTTTTTCCTTCATTCaagatattgatttttttcccattttaatttgatgttggtatTCTAgtcatataaacatttttaaactaaTTAGTTCATTTGCATTGAGGATATACATTGTCTACAGTTCTGGATTAGATAGAGTTGTTTCATACAACTACATTATAGATTTAGAGTAGATTCTCCCGtacctcctgccccctccctatCTCGGTCTTTTTTGTTCCCCCAATGTTTTTTCTACTTTAatgtcacatatacatacatgattttAAGTATCTATccaaaaactaaatgaaataaatgaaagaaaatatgctaCCTTTCTGAGATTGACTTCATTCATATAATAAGCTCACCCTCACTTGTATGCATTTTCTGACAATGgtatataattttattcttctttattacTGAGAaactttcaaatatatattatatatatatattacattttctacatccattccctatcttttttagttttctaattttttattttatgagaccaataaaatttattttaaaatatacaactcagtattgacatatTTAAGTCATCggaataatttataatagttaaattcctcttaaatatatatgatgtcttctgaagctaaaagtaatacgCACTCAACCAgttcttaaaatctatttggaacattaaacatgatagaagtagaaaaaaatatcttatgaagtcctctatgaaaggaaattgcaAAAAGTTCCTGATTAGCCATTCTCCATCTTTTAAAGTATCATTTTCTAAATATAATGTCAACCTAAACCTAATCTTTTATATTTAGGTCAATATTGAATGTTTTGTAATCTATATTCAACTTGATTTTAATTTCCAAAAGCAGAAGTATATTTTCTACGAATCTGAGCCTGCGTGATGACAATGAGATttggaaatgttttatagataaaaCAGTATTTTGTTGAGTGAGTTTGTAGAGGAAACGTTTAAATGAAGGTGATGGGCAAGAGTGTTCTCTATACAACCCTTGCACGGAGGCTGAAGCCACAAAGATGGAGGGTGCCCTTGCCTAGAGATGGACGCTCTTTCTGTTCCTGGACAGTTCATATCCTAATCATGGAAGACTAGCAGTACCAGAGGAAAGAACTCAGTAACTTTTGAATTACTTATTGTGAGAAAAGTCATACAACCGCAGAGACAGTTACAGATGTTGGATGGGAGATGTCCAAGGTGGCTTCTGGCTTGTTTGGTTGAGGTCATGTGTTTTCATCTAGAAGTGAGTGTGGAACTTCTTTTGtaggacgacgacgacgacgcCAACGACGACACACGacaaccttgaactcctgaccccctgcctccacctttcTAGTGTTCACATTAGAGCTTGGACGCCACACCAGGCT
Proteins encoded in this region:
- the Mefv gene encoding pyrin isoform X1; protein product: MANTLGDHLLNTLEGLLYYDFEKFKFKLQNASLEKGHSKIPWSRVQMARPVKLTRLLLNFYGEEYAVKLTLQILRAINQRQLAEELCKATGPEHLTEENRIGGSAQSSAENTARSVKVPDAPEGDGTQQNNDESDTLPSSQADVGKGPQKKSLAKRKDQRGPESLDSQTRPWARSAAPLNRRTLASQSPGDKENMASAQLRRNVSSAGRLQGLCNNVPGRKESKKDEVYLPSGKKRPRSLEMTIYSREGEPPNSEALPTQERTRNGSLICMRAAAAANGRTAGALEKGTGIPEHSVMLDEETFRNLSSKTSPIGEETCTTSWTENGKRSTETTESSRGRAGSMLCDSCDPDVPLSLCEKPAQTPEDPASLGQAACKGRSQDKAACPLCQTQKGDLHGDTCVQSSCSCSIAPGDPKASGRPSVCFQCQSLLAGKSRDAQSPQSLPQCPRHMKQVQLLFCEEHREPICLICRLSQEHEGHRVRPIEEAALEYKEQIRKQLERLKEMRGYVEEHRLLGDEKTEDFPKQTETQKQRDLCQLEKLYQFLEQQEQLFVTWLQELSQTISKVREAYYTRVSLLDELIGELEAKQDQPEWKLMQDIGITLHRAKMMTASELLDTPPGVKERLHVLYRKSKSVEKNMQRFSETLSSEMTFSASDVAKWEGRPPSTTQAQGLIPTVYLKCDGAQAQDCDVVLYPEPGAGGSEPQDYPHPQPAQDTPEPHEIHSRNNKRKLKSFLKWKPSFSRTDWRLRTCW
- the Mefv gene encoding pyrin isoform X2 encodes the protein MANTLGDHLLNTLEGLLYYDFEKFKFKLQNASLEKGHSKIPWSRVQMARPVKLTRLLLNFYGEEYAVKLTLQILRAINQRQLAEELCKATGPEHLTEENRIGGSAQSSAENTARSVKVPDAPEGDGTQQNNDESDTLPSSQADVGKGPQKKSLAKRKDQRGPESLDSQTRPWARSAAPLNRRTLASQSPGDKENMASAQLRRNVSSAGRLQGLCNNVPGRKESKKDEVYLPSGKKRPRSLEMTIYSREGEPPNSEALPTQERTRNGSLICMRAAAAANGRTAGALEKGTGIPEHSVMLDEETFRNLSSKTSPIGEETCTTSWTENGKRSTETTESSRGRAGSMLCDSCDPDVPLSLCEKPAQTPEDPASLGQAACKGRSQDKAACPLCQTQKGDLHGDTCVQSSCSCSIAPGDPKASGRPSVCFQCQSLLAGKSRDAQSPQSLPQCPRHMKQVQLLFCEEHREPICLICRLSQEHEGHRVRPIEEAALEYKEQIRKQLERLKEMRGYVEEHRLLGDEKTEDFPKQTETQKQRDLCQLEKLYQFLEQQEQLFVTWLQELSQTISKVREAYYTRVSLLDELIGELEAKQDQPEWKLMQDIGITLHRAKMMTASELLDTPPGVKERLHVLYRKSKSVEKNMQRFSETLSSEMTFSASDVAKWEGRPPSTTQAQGLIPTVYLKCDGAQAQDCDVVLYPEPGAGGSEPQDYPHPQPAQDTPEPHEIHSRNNKRKLKSFLKWKPSFLS